One Engraulis encrasicolus isolate BLACKSEA-1 chromosome 5, IST_EnEncr_1.0, whole genome shotgun sequence DNA segment encodes these proteins:
- the lpcat3 gene encoding lysophospholipid acyltransferase 5 isoform X2, which produces MGRTVTAVLSSFLFQMTYLLVGYYYTATEEYDIKWTMPHCVLTLKLIGLSFDYYDGGKEPSQLSAEQKNGALSEVPSLLEVCGFSYFYGGFLVGPQFTLRRYQQLTSGQLSDTPGELPNSVVPAVKRLLLGLFCLTMFTIGAPHYPDTYYLTDEFEAQPFWYRCVFIILWAKFYLYKYVSCWLISEGVCILVGLGYNGTNEKGEHQWDACANIKMWMFETTPLFTGTISSFNTNTNAWVARHIFKRLKFLGNKLVSQFASLVFLAIWHGLHSGYLLCFSMEFIIVNVEKTGMALVKDSPVLTKLANSPLYPAIYVVQQFIHWLFMGYPLVPFGLFTYDKWLKVYSSVYFCGHIFFFVAYLALPYLRKALVPRKEKKQE; this is translated from the exons ATGGGAAGGACAGTGACAGCCGTTCTGAGCAGCTTTCTCTTTCAGATG ACATACCTACTGGTAGGATATTACTACACTGCCACAGAAGAGTATGATATTAAATGGACCATGCCACACTGTGTCCTCACACTCAAACTGATTG GTTTGTCATTTGATTACTATGACGGTGGAAAAGAACCA TCTCAGTTGAGTGCCGAGCAGAAGAATGGTGCACTGTCCGAAGTCCCCTCCTTGCTGGAGGTGTGTGGCTTCTCCTACTTCTACGGAGGCTTCCTGGTGGGCCCCCAGTTTACACTGCGTCGCTATCAGCAGCTTACATCTGGACAACTCTCGGACACTCCAGGAGAATTACCCAACAG TGTGGTGCCTGCAGTGAAGCGCCTCCTCCTGGGCCTGTTCTGCCTGACCATGTTCACCATAGGAGCGCCCCACTACCCTGACACCTACTATCTCACAGATGAGTTCGAG GCACAGCCCTTCTGGTACCGCTGCGTCTTCATCATCCTGTGGGCCAAGTTCTACCTGTACAAATACGTCAGCTGCTGGCTCATCTCA gaGGGTGTGTGTATCCTCGTTGGGCTCGGCTACAACGGTACGAACGAGAAGGGCGAGCACCAATGGGACGCCTGCGCCAACATCAAGATGTGGATGTTTGAGACCACGCCCCTCTTCACTGGCACCATCAGTTCCTTCAACACCAACACTAACGCATGGGTGGCCAG gcaTATATTTAAGCGATTAAAGTTCCTGGGGAACAAGCTGGTGTCTCAGTTTGCCTCCCTGGTGTTCCTGGCTATCTGGCACGGCCTCCACTCTGGATACCTGCTCTGCTTCTCAATGGAGTTCATCATAGTCAATGTGGAGAAGACG GGCATGGCGCTGGTGAAGGACAGCCCAGTGTTGACTAAGCTGGCCAACAGTCCTCTGTACCCCGCCATCTACGTGGTGCAGCAGTTCATCCACTGGCTCTTCATGGGCTACCCTCTGGTGCCCTTCGGCCTCTTCACCTACGACAAGTGGCTCAag
- the tpi1b gene encoding triosephosphate isomerase B yields MTGRKFFVGGNWKMNGDKKSLGELIGTLNAAKLHADTDVVCGAPAIYLDFARSKLDKKIGVAAQNCYKVAKGAFTGEISPAMIHDCGVGWVILGHSERRHVFHESDELIGQKVAHALENGLGVIACIGEKLDEREAGITEKVVFEQTKHIKDNVKDWSKVVLAYEPVWAIGTGKTASPQQAQEIHDKLRQWMKTNVSEAVANSVRIIYGGSVTGATCKELASQKDIDGFLVGGAALKPEFVDIINAKA; encoded by the exons ATGACTGGCAGGAAATTCTTCGTTGGTGGAAACTGGAAGATGAATGGAGACAAGAAGAGTCTTGGCGAGCTGATTGGCACGCTCAACGCTGCCAAACTGCACGCCGACACTG ATGTGGTGTGCGGAGCCCCAGCCATCTATCTGGACTTTGCCAGGTCAAAGTTGGACAAGAAGATTGGCGTGGCCGCACAGAACTGCTACAAGGTTGCCAAGGGTGCCTTCACTGGGGAGATCAG CCCTGCAATGATCCATGActgtggagtggggtgggtgaTTCTGGGACACTCTGAGAGGCGCCATGTCTTCCATGAGAGCGATGAG CTGATTGGCCAGAAGGTGGCTCATGCCCTGGAGAATGGTCTCGGAGTGATCGCCTGCATTGGCGAGAAGCTGGATGAGAGAGAGGCTGGCATCACAGAGAAGGTTGTCTTTGAGCAGACAAAGCACATCAAAG ATAATGTCAAGGACTGGAGCAAGGTCGTCCTCGCATACGAGCCAGTGTGGGCCATCGGTACTGGCAAAACCGCCTCCCCACAGCAG GCTCAGGAGATCCACGACAAACTGAGGCAGTGGATGAAGACCAACGTCTCTGAAGCTGTCGCCAACTCCGTCAGGATTATCTATGGAG GCTCAGTCACCGGGGCAACGTGTAAGGAACTTGCCTCTCAGAAGGACATTGATGGCTTCCTGGTTGGCGGAGCCGCTCTGAAGCCCGAGTTCGTTGACATCATCAACGCTAAGGCATAA
- the lpcat3 gene encoding lysophospholipid acyltransferase 5 isoform X1 has translation MAAPLMEGLSEYLGSPEPAVRLMISIFLGYPFAIVYRKFLFRQSPLVIHLYHTLTGLALAAFNFGSQVYHSALCIVIQFLLLRLMGRTVTAVLSSFLFQMTYLLVGYYYTATEEYDIKWTMPHCVLTLKLIGLSFDYYDGGKEPSQLSAEQKNGALSEVPSLLEVCGFSYFYGGFLVGPQFTLRRYQQLTSGQLSDTPGELPNSVVPAVKRLLLGLFCLTMFTIGAPHYPDTYYLTDEFEAQPFWYRCVFIILWAKFYLYKYVSCWLISEGVCILVGLGYNGTNEKGEHQWDACANIKMWMFETTPLFTGTISSFNTNTNAWVARHIFKRLKFLGNKLVSQFASLVFLAIWHGLHSGYLLCFSMEFIIVNVEKTGMALVKDSPVLTKLANSPLYPAIYVVQQFIHWLFMGYPLVPFGLFTYDKWLKVYSSVYFCGHIFFFVAYLALPYLRKALVPRKEKKQE, from the exons ATGGCGGCTCCCTTGATGGAGGGTTTGTCAGAATATTTGGGTTCTCCAGAACCGGCTGTTCGATTAATGATTTCCATATTTTTGG GATACCCTTTCGCTATTGTTTACCGCAAGTTTCTCTTTCGTCAGTCCCCACTGGTCATCCACCTCTACCACACTCTCACTGGCCTGGCTCTGGCAGCTTTTAATTTTG GCTCTCAGGTATATCATTCTGCATTATGCATTGTCATCCAGTTCTTGTTGCTGAGGCTCATGGGAAGGACAGTGACAGCCGTTCTGAGCAGCTTTCTCTTTCAGATG ACATACCTACTGGTAGGATATTACTACACTGCCACAGAAGAGTATGATATTAAATGGACCATGCCACACTGTGTCCTCACACTCAAACTGATTG GTTTGTCATTTGATTACTATGACGGTGGAAAAGAACCA TCTCAGTTGAGTGCCGAGCAGAAGAATGGTGCACTGTCCGAAGTCCCCTCCTTGCTGGAGGTGTGTGGCTTCTCCTACTTCTACGGAGGCTTCCTGGTGGGCCCCCAGTTTACACTGCGTCGCTATCAGCAGCTTACATCTGGACAACTCTCGGACACTCCAGGAGAATTACCCAACAG TGTGGTGCCTGCAGTGAAGCGCCTCCTCCTGGGCCTGTTCTGCCTGACCATGTTCACCATAGGAGCGCCCCACTACCCTGACACCTACTATCTCACAGATGAGTTCGAG GCACAGCCCTTCTGGTACCGCTGCGTCTTCATCATCCTGTGGGCCAAGTTCTACCTGTACAAATACGTCAGCTGCTGGCTCATCTCA gaGGGTGTGTGTATCCTCGTTGGGCTCGGCTACAACGGTACGAACGAGAAGGGCGAGCACCAATGGGACGCCTGCGCCAACATCAAGATGTGGATGTTTGAGACCACGCCCCTCTTCACTGGCACCATCAGTTCCTTCAACACCAACACTAACGCATGGGTGGCCAG gcaTATATTTAAGCGATTAAAGTTCCTGGGGAACAAGCTGGTGTCTCAGTTTGCCTCCCTGGTGTTCCTGGCTATCTGGCACGGCCTCCACTCTGGATACCTGCTCTGCTTCTCAATGGAGTTCATCATAGTCAATGTGGAGAAGACG GGCATGGCGCTGGTGAAGGACAGCCCAGTGTTGACTAAGCTGGCCAACAGTCCTCTGTACCCCGCCATCTACGTGGTGCAGCAGTTCATCCACTGGCTCTTCATGGGCTACCCTCTGGTGCCCTTCGGCCTCTTCACCTACGACAAGTGGCTCAag